From Nicotiana tabacum cultivar K326 chromosome 22, ASM71507v2, whole genome shotgun sequence, one genomic window encodes:
- the LOC107829607 gene encoding transcription factor IND-like, producing the protein MDLHDITQSINNIEMTQILPIHNSNYMMTTSPLSLSFMSNSIDEHNTPHLLSMHDETLDIEKRSSMDAMREMVFRMAMMQPIHIDPESVKPPKRKNAKISKDPQSVAARHRREKISERIRILQRLVPGGTKMDTASMLDEAVHYVKFLKKQLKSLEQAAVNRPMVSGFSPKLLAQPVDYLSSFRSCQTPQLMSSNVQMLYKLSEVKE; encoded by the coding sequence ATGGATTTACATGATATTACACAATCCATAAACAACATTGAAATGACTCAAATTCTACCAATTCACAACTCTAATTATATGATGACAACTTCACCTCTCTCTTTGTCCTTCATGTCCAACTCAATCGATGAACATAACACGCCACATCTTTTATCAATGCACGACGAGACTCTTGATATTGAGAAACGGAGTTCAATGGATGCAATGAGGGAGATGGTTTTTCGTATGGCGATGATGCAACCTATCCACATTGATCCAGAATCAGTAAAACCGCCGAAGAGAAAGAACGCTAAGATATCGAAGGATCCACAGAGCGTTGCAGCTAGGCATCGAAGGGAAAAAATAAGCGAGAGGATAAGGATATTGCAGAGACTTGTTCCTGGTGGTACAAAAATGGACACAGCTTCAATGTTAGATGAGGCTGTTCATTATgttaagtttttgaaaaaacaacTCAAATCTTTGGAACAAGCTGCTGTTAATAGGCCAATGGTTTCTGGATTTTCCCCAAAATTATTGGCACAACCTGTGGATTATTTAAGTTCTTTTAGGTCATGCCAAACTCCTCAATTGATGAGCTCTAATGTGCAAATGCTATATAAGTTAAGTGAAGTGAAAGAATAA